The window catgtgtgatgccagTGGTGTGGCTATTGGAGGAGTGCTTGGTCAACGACATAAAAATATTCTTCATCCTATCTACTATGCAAGAAAGACACTCAATGGCGCATAAATGAATTACACTCTAACTGAACAAGAACTGCTTGCCATTGTCTATGCTTTTGAAAATTTCGGGCCTATTTGTTGGGATCCAAGGTGATAGTCTACACCGATCTTGCTGCTCTCCGCTACCTTATGGCAAATAAGGATGTTAAACCAGGATTGATCAGGTGGGTTATTTTGTTACAAGAGTTTGACTTTGAAGTCAAAGATCGGAAAGGAACAGAGAATAAAGTTGCAGATCACTTATCTAGGCTTGAAGAGGTAGGGAGACTAAAAGAAGATCTTGAAATTAATGATGCCTTCCCAGATGAACACGTATTTGCAATATCTAGCACCTCTACTACTTGGTATGCCGACATTGCTAACTTCTTGGCTAGTGACCTTATCCCCGACGGATTGGAAGCTTATCAAAAGAAAGAGTTCTTGAGAGAATGTAGGCACTACTATTAGGAGAAACCCTTTTTTGTTCCAGATTTGCGCCGACAACATCATTCGGTGTTGTGTTCCGGAAGATGAGGCCACTCAAATCCTCAAAGCATGTCATGACTCCTCAGTTGGGGGTCACCACAGTGGAAACTGTATTGCGGCAAAAGTGCTGGAATGTGGCTATTATTGGCCATTGATCTACCAAGATGAAAACCCAATGGTCAAGGCATGTGATCAATGTCAAAGACAAGGGTCAATTTCTAGAAGGCATGAGATGCCTACGAACTTTGTGATGGAGGTAGAGATCTTTGATATGTGGGGGATATATTTCATGGGTCCATTCATAAGCTCTTATGGCATGACATATATCTTGGTGGCAATAGATTATGTCTCCAAATGGTTCGAGGCAATTTCCTTGCCGAACAATGGGGAAAGGAGTGTAACCACCTTCTTTAAGAAGAACATATTTACTCGGTTTGGAACCCAAAGGGCCATCCTTAGTGATGGCGGTTCTCATttttgtaacaaagcttttgTCGGTTGCTCAAACAATATAGAGTTAAGCACAAGGTAGCTACCCTTTATCACCCTCAGTCAAGTggtcaagttgaagtctccaaccaggaGATCAAAAACATTCTAGCAAAAATTGTTTATGCAAACAGGACTCACTGGTCAAAGAAGCTAGATGATGCATTGTGGGCTTATCGAACGGAATTTAAGACACTCATTGGCACCTCACCTTACCGGTTATTTTTGGTAAGGCTTGCCACTTACCAgtggagcttgaacacaaagccatgtgggcgtTGAAAAAGTTAAATCTTGACTGGGCCGAAGTTGCTAACCTAAGGATGACACAACTCAACGAGATAGAAGAGTTCTGTTTCTATGCCTATGAGAATGCAGCCATGTATAAAGAAAGAATGAAGTTTTTTTATGACAAGAAGATTTTGAAGTGGGAATTCAAATCCGGAcaaactcaaatccaaatggtCTGGCACATTCAAAGTTGTGAGTGTGTCTTCCTATGGCGCTATTGAATTAGAATCCGAGGACAAGACTCAAACTTTCAAAGTAAATGAAGAAAGGGTGAAGCATTACCGCAGAATCATTGGAGAAAGGCAACTGGTATAACAATTCGCACTCAAGGATGGTCCTATACCAATCCCCaccactgattagccaaagtgGGCAACATCGTCGTACCACGACGTttaatcaagcgcttcttgggaggcaacccatgtgttggtaacatttttggttagattttaaTTTTTGAAGGTTTATTTGTAAGTGTTGAATATTTTGACGTGTATGTTTAGAGTGTAGGTTACTCACAATACAAATAAATGCGATGCAAAGGCAGAGGGAAAGTGAAGGAAAGCAAACTGAGCTTTAGTTGTTCTGCGGTAgcatatgcggccgcataatgagTTTGCGGACAGTAAAATGGCTGCATACATCAACAGAACACCATACAACTTAGCCCTTAAACATACGGAGAAAATTCAACTTCTGCAACCCGCAAAATGGTTTTGCAACTGTAGAGTGGGTTGCGCATCTGTTCCACACCACCTAGGTACTAATCCATCGCAAAACacatatgcggccgcataatctgtTACGCGATGGTAATTTCACCGCAAAACCCTCAGGTATTAGACCCTAGTTTCCTTTTCTCTCTCGTTTCTATCTATATACTCTAACTTCTCTCACACAAAAACgaaaataaaacataagagaaAACACACAGAAAAAAGGAGGAGAAAGGCTCACCTTGCTCGCAAGATTCACATCCAAGAGACTTGCTCGATCTTCCCACGATCTGGTATGTGAGTTTCTGACCCTCCTCTTGCTCAGGTGATTTGAGATTGCTATTTGATTTTACTCGCCTAAATTCTTTCATCTCATCCATGATACCCTTTTCTCTCTACCTTGCTTCTTGTACTAGGAATCTGCTTTGGGAGGAAAAAATGTTGTGGTCCAACCAAAGTTAGGGGGCTAGAGTTAGGGGTACTGATTTGAGTATGGGAGTTAGTGATTATCGACAATGTGCATTGGGTATTGTTAGGCTGAGCATGAAATCGTTCTAATGTTGGAGTGTGTGTAATTGTTTCTCCCAATTTATGCACAAGCTACTTAGTGTTGCATACTGTTGCATGTGAGTGAGTTTTATGTGGAGAAGATGATCTCTGCAGCCCGCATAACTGATTTGGGGTCCATAGAATCATTGCATGCTTGTATGATTAGGTCTTTGTGGAAACAACTG is drawn from Nicotiana tomentosiformis chromosome 12, ASM39032v3, whole genome shotgun sequence and contains these coding sequences:
- the LOC138902320 gene encoding uncharacterized protein codes for the protein MANKDVKPGLIRWVILLQEFDFEVKDRKGTENKVADHLSRLEEVGRLKEDLEINDAFPDEHVFAISSTSTTWYADIANFLASDLIPDGLEAYQKKEFLRECRHYY